From a single Nicotiana tomentosiformis chromosome 2, ASM39032v3, whole genome shotgun sequence genomic region:
- the LOC138904337 gene encoding uncharacterized protein — MRILESHRVHFATFQLEGRARRWWKSYLLGRPADSPPMTWDKFTHIFLDRFIPPSQREELRFQFEQLQQGQMSVTNYEARFSKLSRHALMILPTDAERAQRCALSGGRGQFVRGQTSRPPYPAPMPPLGAPVWPYFSAMPESFYRPPAIHGSSSGSSAVDMTNFEIILGMDWLSPYHVVLDFHAKTVTLAMLELPRLEWKGLSVSASNQVISFLKARHMVEKGCLAYLAYGRDTTAETPAINSLPVVWEFSDVFPSDLPGMPPDHDIDFRIDLAPDTQLISITPYRMAPKELKELKE; from the exons atgaggatattggagtctcacagGGTacactttgctacttttcagctggagggcagagcccgtaggtggtggaagtcctatcttcttggcagaccagcagattctcctcccatgacttgggataagTTCACCCATATTTTCCTGGATAGGTTTATTCCACCCTcacagagggaagagttgcggtttcagtttgagcagctccagcagggtcagatgtcagtgaccaattatgaggcgaggttctctaagttatctcgccatgcacttatgatactccctactgatgcAGAGAGAGCACAGAG ATGTGCTCTGTCTGGAggtagaggtcagtttgtgagaggGCAGactagcaggcccccatatccagcaccaatGCCTCCTCTGGGTGCTCCAGTGTggccttatttcagtgctatgccagagagcTTTTACCGCCCACCGGCTATTcatggttcttccagtgg atcttctgctgttgatatgaccaactttgagatcatcttgggcatggactggctatctccatatcatgtcgtCCTAGATTTccatgctaagactgttacttTGGCAATGCTGGAAttacctaggttggagtggaagggtttgtctgtcagcgcatctaatcaggttatttcctttctgaaggctcgacacatggtcgagaagggttgtttggcttatctagcctatggtcgggacactactgcagagactccggcgattAATTCATTGCCTGTAGtctgggagttctctgatgtatttccttcagatcttccaggcatgccaccagatcatgatattgatttccgtattgatttggctccagatacccaacttATATCTATcacaccgtatcgcatggctccgaaagaattgaaagagttaaaagaatag
- the LOC104115310 gene encoding glycine-rich RNA-binding protein 2, mitochondrial-like, translating to MAFFTKAGNILRQAVSKQHINHEISASKPSIFQLIRCMSSSKLFVGGISWNTNDDALKQAFSKYGDVVEARVIVDRETGRSRGFGFVTFNSSEDASAAIQALDQQELDGRRIRVNIANDRTRGYGGGGGGGFGAGGYGGGGNYGAGGYGGGGNYGDSGYGGGGNYGATGYGGSGNYGSGGGGDANVAGSYGANNYGSGESSFGFGTSGGNNFPSGDSYASENQNIGAAAAGSGDTYGTGDAASNSFTSNVGSSDQFGNDDTSNQAETGDINSPVDAGADYRDDNESSDYANRRA from the exons ATGGCTTTCTTTACCAAAGCTGGGAACATTCTTCGGCAGGCTGTTAGCAAGCAGCACATCAATCATGAAATATCTGCATCCAAGCCTTCAATTTTTCAACTTATTAGATGCATGTCTTCTTCAAAACTTTTTGTGGGAG GAATCTCATGGAACACGAATGACGACGCTCTCAAACAAGCTTTCAGCAAGTACGGAGACGTTGTTGAAG CAAGAGTAATTGTGGATCGCGAAACTGGAAGATCTAGGGGATTTGGCTTTGTTACTTTCAATAGTTCTGAGGATGCCAGCGCTGCTATCCAGGCTTTGGACCAACAG GAGCTTGATGGTCGTAGGATTAGGGTAAATATAGCGAACGACAGGACAAGAGGATACGGAGGAGGAGGTGGTGGAGGATTTGGAGCTGGTGGTTATGGCGGTGGTGGTAATTATGGAGCTGGTGGTTATGGTGGTGGTGGTAATTATGGAGACTCTGGTTATGGTGGTGGTGGTAATTATGGCGCTACTGGTTATGGTGGTAGTGGCAATTATGGCAGCGGAGGTGGTGGTGATGCTAATGTTGCTGGTAGTTATGGAGCCAATAATTATGGAAGCGGAGAAAGCAGCTTTGGCTTTGGGACAAGTGGCGGGAACAACTTTCCAAGCGGTGACAGCTATGCCAGTGAAAACCAGAACATAGGTGCTGCTGCTGCAGGCAGTGGTGACACTTATGGTACTGGCGATGCTGCGAGCAACAGTTTCACTAGCAATGTTGGCAGCAGTGATCAATTTGGCAATGATGATACCAGTAACCAAGCTGAAACTGGTGATATTAATAGCCCAGTTGATGCAGGTGCAGATTACAGAGATGACAATGAATCCAGTGATTATGCCAACAGAAGAGCCTGA